From Christensenellaceae bacterium, the proteins below share one genomic window:
- a CDS encoding DUF5011 domain-containing protein, with the protein MKIKGILFSLILFALSVSAVLGLNLSQSRIAFAVGPYPELVDGEYSIINSIDSNSDGFLNGLDSISGYVAIQMEDGTNLLNYIRAGGNSVDFILTDSLGSVLPYSASIYNPIPPPNDLLFPEYNTEVRTLISSPLGTTIKYYPYLGRVEISSPYALSVPVEFDYIVRVSNVDPATFDSTAIVARGSLDNLGNNFSIDDILYKSDSNPAHVAVSVWNKITAVSYNPDIDFGDIKNESDFYGLVNYPIVIDGISYNQNDVTITFGGDHYDAGIHELVFYKPYAQFTVTYNIIGYSGIMLDNVLSFQIGDISSVALDLVEYNEILGEWEIVSTSQLLPYVLSNVSYDDGGEVELYLVSNYFNVILFDKQQRNFDVVMNTDILNNTRYIETTTIGGEFCFVYSVTLTPRWEAGFATLDEGLSVSYFLLDSPVVFVSVEYYTDIQPQIIMQNGKISFDTIKGTSLLNAVAAIESCVYMVEDMGASVYYSSVKTSNPVVISISGYNPNAYNTYSGTITWTGGVSNNTCVLNISVIISNHAPTTIFSSVTAGSSISSGAGINAGTTVLGSFVVTDLDGDSTTIFASINVASSSAVLSVSGTSFSLVPNSKFLGTVIITAYAVDSEGLEGAAVTFSVTFVDTAVPTIVFNIASMNSGTLTLNKSKTPTNLRSFIESVSDNVADLLISNVTIDGGDIQTFNLSGSFSVVYMLSDGNGNTAVRTIAVTVVNVVPVVNNIELALSYSGTHDITLQGSDSDGDDLYYYWVAVTWYVDDAGQEYISPPFEVFSITNNILMVKVRLADIKNNLPAVVIFNYEVSDGEVNPRPQAQIRLTFVDDVAPDITLTELPVSFNVGEAPSDFDSAAYFVASDEIDGVIVVTHANITGSVNFELVGTYTLTCTLSDAAGNITSKSVTITVGSGGSGPGPGPGPGPGDGDENDIVLYIILGSVAGALVIAGIVILIVFLVRKHRMRI; encoded by the coding sequence ATGAAAATAAAAGGCATATTGTTTAGTTTAATATTATTTGCGCTCTCTGTAAGCGCGGTTTTAGGTTTGAACCTAAGTCAAAGCCGTATAGCTTTTGCAGTGGGGCCTTATCCTGAGCTTGTTGACGGTGAATATAGTATTATTAATTCAATTGACAGCAACAGCGACGGCTTTTTAAATGGACTTGATTCTATAAGCGGATATGTTGCAATTCAGATGGAAGACGGTACAAATCTACTGAATTATATTCGTGCCGGCGGAAACTCTGTGGATTTTATTCTGACAGATAGTTTGGGTTCGGTATTGCCTTATAGTGCGAGCATTTATAACCCGATTCCTCCTCCGAACGATTTGCTTTTTCCTGAATATAATACTGAAGTGCGTACGCTGATATCTTCTCCGCTGGGAACAACGATTAAATACTATCCATACCTAGGGCGTGTAGAGATATCCTCACCTTATGCATTAAGTGTGCCGGTGGAATTTGATTATATCGTAAGAGTAAGCAATGTAGACCCTGCAACATTTGACAGTACTGCTATCGTTGCTCGCGGCAGCCTGGACAACCTTGGTAACAACTTTAGCATAGACGATATACTTTATAAATCTGACAGCAATCCCGCTCATGTAGCTGTATCGGTTTGGAATAAAATAACGGCTGTATCCTATAATCCGGATATTGATTTTGGGGATATTAAGAATGAGAGTGATTTTTACGGTCTGGTTAATTACCCTATTGTTATAGACGGCATAAGCTATAACCAAAATGATGTAACTATAACATTTGGCGGAGATCATTATGATGCCGGAATACATGAGTTGGTGTTTTATAAGCCTTATGCCCAGTTTACTGTTACATACAACATAATCGGCTATAGCGGAATAATGCTTGACAATGTTTTGAGTTTTCAGATTGGCGATATTTCTTCTGTTGCCTTGGATTTGGTTGAATATAATGAAATTTTAGGTGAGTGGGAAATTGTTTCAACTTCGCAATTGTTGCCCTATGTGTTGAGTAATGTAAGTTATGATGATGGCGGGGAAGTGGAGTTATATCTTGTAAGCAATTACTTTAATGTTATTTTATTTGATAAGCAACAAAGAAATTTTGATGTCGTAATGAATACTGACATTTTAAACAATACAAGATATATTGAGACAACAACCATTGGCGGAGAGTTCTGCTTTGTATATTCGGTGACGCTTACTCCGCGCTGGGAAGCGGGCTTTGCTACATTAGATGAAGGTTTGTCCGTTTCTTACTTTTTATTAGACAGTCCGGTTGTGTTTGTGAGCGTTGAATATTACACCGATATTCAACCGCAGATTATTATGCAAAACGGAAAAATTTCGTTTGATACTATAAAAGGGACTAGCCTTTTAAACGCAGTTGCCGCTATTGAAAGTTGTGTTTATATGGTTGAGGATATGGGGGCCTCGGTGTATTATTCAAGCGTAAAAACTTCAAATCCTGTTGTAATAAGTATCAGCGGCTATAATCCTAATGCTTATAACACATACAGCGGTACCATAACATGGACGGGGGGTGTGTCAAACAACACCTGCGTTTTAAATATCAGCGTAATTATTTCTAATCATGCACCTACGACAATCTTCAGTTCGGTTACTGCAGGCAGCAGTATCAGCAGCGGAGCCGGCATAAATGCAGGAACAACTGTTTTGGGAAGCTTTGTTGTAACTGACTTAGACGGCGACAGCACCACAATTTTTGCAAGCATAAATGTAGCCTCTTCAAGCGCCGTGCTTTCGGTGTCTGGCACAAGCTTTAGTTTGGTACCTAATTCAAAATTTTTGGGTACCGTTATAATTACCGCATATGCTGTTGACAGTGAGGGACTTGAAGGGGCGGCAGTTACGTTTAGTGTGACATTTGTTGACACAGCGGTTCCGACTATTGTGTTTAATATAGCCAGCATGAACAGCGGAACCTTGACGCTTAATAAGAGTAAAACTCCCACCAACCTGCGCTCGTTTATTGAGAGCGTAAGCGACAATGTAGCTGACCTTTTGATTAGCAATGTAACAATTGACGGCGGCGACATACAAACTTTTAACCTCAGCGGAAGTTTTAGTGTGGTTTATATGCTTTCTGACGGCAACGGTAACACTGCAGTCAGGACTATAGCGGTGACGGTTGTCAATGTTGTGCCGGTGGTAAACAATATTGAATTAGCACTGAGCTATAGCGGCACGCATGATATAACCCTGCAGGGTTCAGACAGCGATGGGGATGATTTATATTATTATTGGGTGGCAGTAACATGGTATGTTGACGATGCAGGGCAGGAGTATATCAGTCCGCCGTTTGAAGTGTTTAGTATAACAAACAACATTTTAATGGTTAAGGTCAGACTTGCTGATATCAAAAATAATTTGCCGGCAGTGGTGATATTTAATTATGAGGTAAGCGACGGCGAAGTAAATCCTCGTCCTCAAGCGCAAATAAGACTAACTTTTGTTGATGATGTTGCTCCGGACATAACTCTGACAGAGCTGCCTGTTAGTTTTAATGTGGGGGAGGCTCCGTCAGACTTTGATTCGGCGGCATACTTTGTTGCAAGTGACGAAATTGACGGTGTAATTGTTGTGACCCATGCTAATATAACAGGTAGCGTGAACTTTGAGTTGGTTGGCACATATACTCTCACATGCACGCTTAGTGACGCTGCGGGCAACATTACTTCAAAGAGTGTAACTATAACTGTAGGCAGTGGTGGCTCAGGCCCCGGTCCAGGCCCCGGTCCTGGTCCCGGAGATGGTGACGAGAATGATATTGTACTATATATAATATTGGGTTCGGTTGCGGGGGCTTTGGTTATTGCAGGAATTGTAATATTGATAGTTTTCTTGGTGCGAAAGCACAGGATGAGAATTTGA
- a CDS encoding GatB/YqeY domain-containing protein, whose product MNILEQIKKDNVDAIKSRDSEARAIFGVVMNKALLQSVEKRAKGEELSDIDMVAILQKTVKELGDECENYKKAGNAKQVTVIERQTEIVKKYLPQMMSEGEILKIINTLSDKSLPNVMKHFRLNFAGKVDMGLVQKVIKNIQ is encoded by the coding sequence ATGAACATACTTGAACAAATTAAAAAAGATAATGTGGATGCCATAAAAAGCAGAGACAGCGAAGCCAGAGCGATTTTTGGCGTAGTTATGAATAAAGCTCTTTTGCAGTCGGTTGAAAAGCGGGCAAAGGGGGAGGAGCTCAGTGATATTGATATGGTAGCAATTTTGCAAAAGACAGTTAAAGAGCTTGGTGATGAGTGTGAAAATTATAAAAAGGCGGGCAATGCCAAGCAGGTGACCGTTATAGAGCGGCAGACAGAAATTGTAAAAAAATATCTGCCTCAGATGATGAGCGAGGGGGAGATTTTAAAGATAATTAATACGCTGAGTGACAAGAGCCTGCCAAATGTTATGAAGCACTTTAGGCTAAATTTTGCCGGCAAGGTGGACATGGGGTTGGTTCAGAAGGTTATAAAGAACATACAATAA
- a CDS encoding NUDIX domain-containing protein produces the protein MKEELLERLFFHHPTDFDEQEDLIKVINFVKENDISSNPDIHVTASAFVFNADKTKVLLVKHKKTGLWQQLGGHIEKSDVLLIDAALREAREESGKEDIEVFNDGKIFNVVIYTMKKDVVHTHLDIWFVFTVKTEEFNPFEGQQLKWFDQKEFGELNKKQKDKGLMRAVKKWKYLLKKGSII, from the coding sequence ATGAAAGAAGAATTGCTTGAACGCCTATTTTTTCATCACCCGACAGATTTTGATGAGCAAGAGGATTTGATAAAGGTCATTAATTTCGTTAAGGAAAACGATATATCAAGCAACCCCGATATTCATGTTACGGCGAGCGCTTTTGTTTTTAATGCTGACAAAACTAAGGTGCTTTTGGTAAAGCACAAGAAAACGGGACTGTGGCAGCAACTGGGCGGGCATATCGAAAAAAGCGATGTCCTTTTGATTGATGCGGCTTTAAGAGAGGCAAGAGAAGAAAGCGGCAAAGAGGATATTGAGGTTTTTAATGACGGCAAGATTTTTAATGTGGTGATTTATACAATGAAAAAAGATGTTGTGCACACTCACCTTGACATCTGGTTTGTGTTTACTGTAAAAACTGAGGAGTTTAACCCCTTTGAAGGTCAGCAGCTAAAGTGGTTTGACCAAAAAGAATTTGGGGAGCTTAACAAAAAACAAAAAGATAAGGGACTTATGCGTGCGGTAAAGAAGTGGAAATATTTGCTTAAAAAAGGCTCAATCATCTGA
- a CDS encoding class I SAM-dependent methyltransferase: protein MHEEYGTLSTKFYELSKPVGHSIDGDIEYYFEKLKNIKGKILEAGVGTGRMFIPFLKRGLNIDGVDLSSEMLKQCSINMKAHGVSAELYHQDLTKLSLKTKYDAIVMPTGSFCLLPKNTIMQTLSLFREHLRSGGKIIIDIELLPEFSASEQNIRSIKLENLDELLLTTTSESIDFKNQKILYINKYELKSGGNTLKTEVSRFVLYWYDIYEFEQLLKQAGFNYISYQIGYGTNNNSSCITFIATN from the coding sequence ATGCATGAAGAATACGGCACACTCAGCACAAAATTTTATGAGCTGTCAAAGCCTGTCGGGCATTCAATCGACGGAGATATTGAATATTATTTTGAAAAACTCAAAAACATAAAAGGCAAAATCCTGGAGGCCGGTGTAGGAACAGGCAGGATGTTTATACCCTTTTTAAAAAGGGGCCTTAATATTGACGGCGTAGACTTATCCTCCGAAATGCTTAAACAATGCAGCATCAATATGAAAGCACATGGTGTAAGCGCAGAACTTTATCATCAAGACCTTACAAAACTGTCGCTCAAAACCAAATATGACGCCATAGTAATGCCGACAGGCAGCTTCTGTCTGCTGCCTAAAAATACCATAATGCAGACGCTGTCTCTGTTTCGCGAACATCTGCGCAGCGGCGGAAAAATCATAATAGATATTGAACTTCTCCCCGAATTCAGTGCAAGCGAACAAAACATCCGAAGCATCAAGCTGGAAAATTTGGACGAACTACTTCTCACCACAACCAGCGAAAGCATAGACTTTAAAAATCAAAAGATATTATATATTAACAAATACGAACTGAAAAGCGGCGGCAATACGTTGAAAACCGAGGTTTCCCGTTTTGTGCTCTATTGGTATGACATATACGAATTTGAACAACTCTTGAAACAAGCGGGATTTAACTATATTTCATATCAAATCGGATACGGAACAAATAATAATTCTTCCTGCATAACATTTATAGCAACCAATTAG
- a CDS encoding GNAT family N-acetyltransferase, with translation MKRSLNKFIYKTEKEIDTEQLVGLFNSVNWKISRFPQKLHNAIKNSAYVLSVWEDIHLVGILTAAQDRAESSKKADAFGVNLVVEPNYQGIGIGKKLISDFLTASNGTIKKLLTTEKDLEGYYAKFGFISGCTAMFKEEDWRWGTQNA, from the coding sequence ATGAAAAGAAGTCTTAACAAGTTTATTTACAAAACCGAAAAAGAAATTGACACCGAGCAGCTGGTTGGTCTTTTTAACAGTGTAAATTGGAAGATTTCAAGGTTTCCGCAAAAACTGCATAATGCCATCAAAAACAGCGCTTATGTGCTGTCGGTGTGGGAAGATATTCATCTGGTGGGCATTTTAACCGCCGCCCAAGACAGAGCGGAAAGCAGCAAAAAAGCTGACGCCTTTGGGGTCAACCTTGTTGTTGAACCCAACTATCAGGGTATAGGTATCGGCAAAAAACTTATAAGCGATTTTTTAACAGCCTCCAATGGCACCATAAAAAAACTTTTGACTACCGAAAAAGACCTCGAAGGATACTATGCCAAGTTCGGATTTATCTCAGGCTGCACAGCAATGTTTAAAGAAGAAGATTGGAGGTGGGGAACACAAAATGCATGA
- the cas6 gene encoding CRISPR-associated endoribonuclease Cas6, whose translation MSKLRLELKFLLKQKCIPLDYRSVILSFIKSVLEKKYPETYNELYLANRMKTYSFSVFLPVDKIEGDRFLLKENAISVKFSCADTKMLMKLYNSFLSMKNSEYEGCDEYPLPGSNSMKLVGVNYSNTKPIFGNTNKVVIKFLSPLVVRKNLEGGKNFYLNYYDDGFAKTLQFVVSNYLKIRNIPDGKVALRPIKPVPVTGKRLVIKYKDMNIDCSAGVFELEASPQIIEEAYMAGMGSRRSEGFGLFDIISAKEADA comes from the coding sequence ATGTCAAAATTAAGATTAGAATTAAAGTTTTTGCTGAAGCAGAAGTGTATTCCGCTTGATTATAGATCGGTTATTTTGTCTTTTATAAAATCGGTACTTGAGAAAAAATATCCGGAAACATACAACGAGCTTTATTTGGCAAATAGGATGAAAACCTATTCGTTTTCTGTATTTCTGCCGGTGGACAAGATTGAAGGTGACAGGTTTTTGTTGAAAGAGAATGCGATTTCAGTGAAATTCTCATGCGCCGACACTAAAATGCTTATGAAATTGTATAACTCTTTTTTGAGTATGAAAAACAGTGAATATGAGGGATGCGACGAATATCCTCTGCCGGGCTCAAACAGCATGAAACTTGTGGGTGTAAATTATTCAAATACTAAACCTATTTTTGGAAACACAAACAAAGTTGTGATTAAATTTTTAAGTCCGCTTGTGGTGCGGAAAAACCTTGAGGGCGGCAAGAATTTTTATCTGAATTACTATGATGACGGCTTTGCCAAAACTCTGCAGTTTGTTGTAAGTAATTATTTAAAAATAAGAAATATCCCTGATGGCAAGGTTGCGTTAAGGCCCATAAAACCTGTGCCGGTGACAGGCAAGCGGCTGGTGATTAAGTATAAAGATATGAATATAGATTGTTCGGCCGGTGTATTTGAGCTTGAAGCAAGTCCGCAAATAATAGAAGAAGCTTATATGGCAGGCATGGGCAGCCGAAGAAGCGAAGGTTTTGGACTCTTTGACATAATCTCGGCAAAGGAGGCGGATGCATGA
- the cas8a1 gene encoding type I-B CRISPR-associated protein Cas8b1/Cst1 — translation MNEKHHEQGSGNSDSEVIVRLDTALFNAGVVGLVNILERGGIQHQINRDQLTISKADLIKADLAALYVEAIIDRYKETTRLYTSMSKMNSILDMKKVDDPKQFKENIKYIVGSFVQQSVLTGFEVLKADGIENNIAENISKLKEDTFENLEATKSLIREIYNDFEKEEIQKTLYMKNIMYTKINMIWSGIAFLHKNQVKFNITKVLNDRLIDSIREMLISGKKQKKRCCVCDIECDNLQSLSFIQNLGIDDGKKKSPFWNYKPDLSACPLCTFIYTCAPLGFNSIDQDLIFINENETIDGLINANSKREFDNIENKSRFSVITQLILKEMAEKKRELNNIEVLINQKLSNDKTRYSLNVVDKRLIKIFTDCKIELNSISKNKVNIGNSSKPEWISVLETVLDCLFYNKALYNTIHKFLKYGAYANTLMQMLMIEIKRKKKEEEKVQNNIKRAWAVWNNGQEVKNRFNDGSKNENKLNGIVIKLQNAVRSENRELFFDILIRLYSGINMPIPSGFLNGIESDDDFKEIGLAFILGLLGEPRKEKEDKEGKGE, via the coding sequence ATGAATGAGAAACATCATGAACAAGGTTCCGGTAACTCCGACAGCGAAGTAATCGTTCGCCTTGATACTGCACTCTTTAACGCCGGAGTTGTTGGGCTGGTTAATATTCTGGAGCGCGGAGGTATTCAACATCAAATCAACCGTGACCAACTGACAATCTCAAAAGCCGACCTCATAAAAGCTGATTTGGCAGCGTTGTATGTTGAGGCTATTATTGATAGATATAAGGAAACAACAAGGCTGTATACTTCAATGAGTAAAATGAATTCAATTTTAGATATGAAGAAAGTCGACGACCCCAAACAGTTTAAGGAAAACATAAAATATATAGTCGGTTCTTTTGTGCAGCAAAGTGTTCTCACAGGTTTTGAGGTTTTAAAAGCTGACGGCATTGAAAACAATATTGCAGAAAATATATCTAAACTGAAAGAAGATACTTTTGAAAATTTAGAGGCTACAAAGAGCTTGATTAGAGAAATTTATAACGACTTTGAAAAAGAAGAAATTCAAAAGACGTTGTATATGAAAAACATTATGTATACCAAAATAAACATGATTTGGTCGGGAATTGCATTTTTACATAAAAATCAAGTTAAATTTAACATTACAAAGGTTTTAAATGACAGACTTATTGATTCAATAAGAGAAATGCTTATCAGCGGCAAAAAGCAAAAAAAGAGATGTTGTGTTTGTGATATAGAGTGTGATAATTTACAATCGCTGTCGTTTATCCAAAATCTAGGTATAGATGACGGAAAGAAAAAATCACCGTTCTGGAACTATAAACCGGATTTATCTGCTTGTCCGCTATGTACGTTTATATACACCTGCGCTCCGCTTGGGTTTAATTCAATTGATCAGGATTTGATTTTTATAAACGAGAACGAAACGATTGACGGACTAATTAATGCAAACTCAAAACGAGAGTTTGATAATATTGAAAACAAGTCCAGATTCTCGGTGATAACTCAGCTTATTTTGAAAGAAATGGCAGAAAAGAAGCGGGAACTTAATAACATAGAGGTTTTGATAAACCAAAAACTGAGTAATGACAAAACGCGGTATTCACTTAATGTTGTAGATAAAAGATTGATTAAGATATTTACTGATTGTAAGATTGAGCTTAATTCAATTTCAAAAAACAAAGTGAATATAGGAAACTCAAGTAAGCCCGAATGGATAAGTGTGCTGGAAACTGTGTTGGATTGTTTGTTCTATAACAAAGCGCTGTATAATACGATACACAAGTTTTTGAAATATGGCGCTTATGCAAATACGCTGATGCAGATGCTTATGATTGAAATAAAAAGAAAAAAGAAGGAGGAAGAAAAAGTGCAAAACAACATAAAACGGGCGTGGGCCGTTTGGAATAACGGACAGGAAGTAAAGAACAGATTTAATGACGGTAGCAAGAATGAGAATAAGCTGAACGGGATAGTTATTAAACTTCAAAATGCGGTCAGAAGCGAAAATAGGGAATTATTTTTTGATATTTTAATACGTTTGTATTCGGGCATCAATATGCCCATCCCAAGCGGCTTTCTGAACGGAATTGAAAGCGATGATGATTTTAAAGAAATTGGCCTTGCGTTTATTCTGGGACTTTTAGGTGAGCCTCGTAAAGAAAAAGAAGATAAAGAAGGAAAAGGAGAATAA
- the cas7i gene encoding type I-B CRISPR-associated protein Cas7/Cst2/DevR, with protein MMKNGLTISVIFEAQSANYGEGIGNISSLKQLTRGDGNTYTYISRQALRYSIINQLAWDNTPVKAEGGGDKKVVQFAPDASIKDYPEIDLFGYMKTTKGNNASTRNAVARLSHAISLESYKGDTDFLNNMGQSRRIGEDNALAQSENHQSFYAYTLTIDLDRVGKDENGNIEISAAEKTKRVVSLLNTIKMLYRDIRGRRENLSPVFVIGGLYDIKNPFFEGKLKLKNNQLNIETLLQAISLEGEVKANTEVGYLTGTFANEQAIKDKLEPKMIGEFFDSLTKKISF; from the coding sequence ATTATGAAAAATGGTTTAACGATAAGTGTAATATTTGAAGCGCAGAGCGCAAACTACGGCGAAGGAATAGGAAATATTTCTTCACTCAAACAACTTACAAGAGGGGATGGGAATACATATACTTATATTTCAAGGCAGGCATTGAGATATAGCATAATAAATCAGCTGGCATGGGATAATACTCCTGTCAAGGCAGAAGGCGGCGGGGATAAAAAGGTTGTTCAATTTGCACCTGATGCTTCAATAAAAGATTATCCCGAAATAGATTTGTTTGGATATATGAAGACCACCAAGGGTAACAATGCTTCCACCCGAAATGCTGTGGCAAGGCTTTCGCATGCAATTTCACTTGAAAGCTATAAGGGAGATACGGACTTTTTAAACAATATGGGGCAAAGCAGAAGAATAGGCGAGGACAATGCGCTGGCTCAAAGTGAAAATCACCAGTCATTTTATGCCTATACTTTGACAATAGATTTGGATAGAGTAGGTAAGGATGAAAACGGAAATATAGAAATCAGTGCCGCTGAAAAAACCAAAAGAGTAGTGAGTTTGCTTAATACCATAAAGATGCTTTATAGAGATATTAGAGGCCGAAGAGAAAATCTTAGCCCTGTGTTTGTAATAGGCGGGCTTTATGATATTAAAAATCCGTTTTTTGAAGGAAAACTTAAGCTTAAGAATAATCAGTTGAATATAGAGACATTGTTGCAGGCGATTTCGCTTGAAGGGGAAGTTAAAGCTAACACTGAAGTAGGTTATTTGACGGGGACATTTGCAAATGAGCAGGCAATTAAAGACAAGCTGGAACCCAAGATGATAGGTGAATTTTTTGACAGTCTCACAAAGAAAATAAGTTTTTAA
- the cas5b gene encoding type I-B CRISPR-associated protein Cas5b produces MSKCIRIKCSQISANYKKPLSIDIGESFPLPPYSTVIGFVHNMCGFRPTKEKPYMPMKVSIQGEHATMISDMYTRYFMGIAYEEGGRHQLKVKNGDGWDGITVGPSDMELLIDVNLVLHILPQEQEDFDRILSGLKNPAIYPSLGRYEDLLRIDKVDVVKFEPTQSPKVCLDAYIPEVIYAKAKGLMGSYAPCSRYTLNKIYNINDKSGFREWEKVHAFHYRADNDLVLTAEVAHQEMNTEEKFGIFFA; encoded by the coding sequence GTGAGTAAGTGTATAAGGATAAAGTGCAGCCAAATATCTGCAAACTATAAAAAACCGCTCTCCATTGACATTGGCGAGAGTTTTCCTCTGCCGCCATACTCCACGGTGATTGGGTTTGTGCATAATATGTGCGGTTTTAGACCTACAAAAGAAAAGCCGTATATGCCAATGAAGGTAAGTATTCAAGGTGAGCATGCCACTATGATAAGCGATATGTACACGAGATATTTTATGGGTATAGCTTATGAAGAAGGCGGCCGTCACCAACTAAAAGTTAAAAACGGAGATGGCTGGGATGGCATAACAGTGGGGCCAAGTGATATGGAACTATTGATTGATGTCAACCTTGTTCTTCATATTTTGCCGCAGGAGCAAGAGGATTTTGACAGGATTTTGAGTGGGCTGAAAAATCCAGCGATTTATCCATCGCTTGGAAGGTATGAGGATTTGCTCAGAATTGATAAGGTTGACGTTGTAAAGTTTGAGCCCACCCAAAGCCCAAAAGTTTGTTTGGATGCGTATATTCCTGAAGTAATATATGCAAAAGCAAAGGGATTGATGGGAAGCTATGCACCATGCTCAAGATATACACTAAACAAAATTTATAATATAAACGATAAAAGCGGCTTTAGAGAATGGGAGAAGGTTCATGCCTTTCATTATAGGGCTGATAATGATTTAGTGTTGACTGCCGAGGTTGCGCATCAGGAAATGAATACTGAAGAGAAATTCGGAATATTTTTTGCATAA